A window of Macaca mulatta isolate MMU2019108-1 chromosome 7, T2T-MMU8v2.0, whole genome shotgun sequence genomic DNA:
ATCTCTTTGTGCCAATCAGGCCATCTATCTAAGTGCCAATTAGCTACTATTTTGGTGCCAATAGGGTGTCCATTCTAGTGCCAATGCGACTTTCTATCTCTGAGCCTATGGGACCATCCATTCATGTACCAGTGGAGCTAGCTGTCTTGGTGCCGGTGTCCATCCCCTTGACAATGAGACTGTTTATTCCTGCCTCAATGGAGCCATCTATTTCTATGCCAATAAGCCGTCCATCCATGTAACAGTGGGTGGTCTGTTCATGAGGAAATCCCTCCCTGTGCGATGTTGCAACACACAGGTCTACCATGTGGAAACTTGCAAAGATGTATGGGTAAAACTATCCCATTCTGACCTCTCAATTAAGGCCTTTAAATGTCTTCTGTCCATTACGCACTTAAACTTGGAAGGGCTTGGGGGCCTTGAAGGCAGGGAAGCCCTTGCCTTCTGCCCAGGTGACGGGAGCCACCTCCTCTGCCGCAGGACTGACAGCTCCTTCAGTTTCATGGCATTCTTCTTTACCTTCATGGCTCAGTTGGTCATCAGCATCATCCAGGCCGTGGGCATCCCAGGCTGGGGCGTCTGGTAAGAGGCAGGGGTGTGGCCTGGGGCTGGAAGGGGTGGCACTGCGGGTGTATCTTTTGCGTACCTTTGTGTGCTAAGCTGCCTAGCCTATGGGGCCTGAGTGACATGGGTTGTTGGGAGAGTGAGAGGATTCGGGATAGTGTAGTAGTACAGCCATAGCATCAGAGGGAAGGAGAACCTGGCAGTGGTTTCTTGAGGGCTGAGGGGTGTCAGGGATTATGGGAAAATCTGGGGAAAGGAAGTGTTGTATCTGAAGAGCACCTCTGAGCCACAGGGAAGGGGTCTTCTTGAGCCACTGACACAGGCCCTTCGGGTGTCAGTAAGATGGTCCCTCTGCATCCAGTGATATGTTTCCTCCCTGTGACAATGAGATGGTCCCTTCCTCTGGGAGAGGGGCTCCTGGGCACCGCTCATCCTGCCCGCAGCCCCACACTGGCCTCTTCCTGCAGCGGCTGGATTGCCACCATCTCCTTCTTCGGAACGAACATTGGCTCGGCAGTGGTGATGCTAATTCCCACTGTCATGTTCACAGTGATGGCCGTCTTTTCCTTCATCGCCCTCAGCATGGTACGTGGTCCCCTCAAGGGTGAGAAGGTGGCTTAGGGAAGGGGCTGTGTTCTGAAACAAACCCTCCTCCAAGTTACAAGAGGATCCTGAGGTCTTCCAAGAGACTCACTCTGGAATGGCCTGCAGGACTCTCCTACAGAGGCATGCATAGGGAGggagcactgttttttttttttacagataggTCCCATCTATTTCCTGGATGcgctgtctttttttctttgattaaCCCTTTCTTATGCTCTTTTTTCCTACAGGTTCATAAATTTTACCGGGGAAGTGGGGGGAGTTTCAGCAAAGCTCAGGAGGAGTGGACAACAGGGGCATGGAAGAATCCACACGTGCAGCAGGCGGCCCAGAATGCAGCCATGGGGGCAGCCCAGGGTGCCATGAATCAGCCTCAGACTCAGTATTCCGCCACCCCCAACTACACATACTCCAATGAGATGTGAACCAGCCACACCTACCaggtggcagggctggggccaTTGGGACAGGGGGCTCAAGCCACATCATCATTTGTGGTGACCAAGCAGGGTTccccctttcctttttctccttccctacTTTGTACAAAGGACcagagttttttatatatatatatatatatatatata
This region includes:
- the SCAMP5 gene encoding secretory carrier-associated membrane protein 5 codes for the protein MAEKVNNFPPLPKFIPLKPCFYQDFEADIPPQHLSMTKRLYYLWMLNSVTLAVNLVGCLAWLIGGGGATNFGLAFLWLILFTPCSYVCWFRPIYKAFKTDSSFSFMAFFFTFMAQLVISIIQAVGIPGWGVCGWIATISFFGTNIGSAVVMLIPTVMFTVMAVFSFIALSMVHKFYRGSGGSFSKAQEEWTTGAWKNPHVQQAAQNAAMGAAQGAMNQPQTQYSATPNYTYSNEM